The Pseudophaeobacter arcticus DSM 23566 genome includes a region encoding these proteins:
- a CDS encoding co-chaperone GroES, translating to MTFTPLHDRVLVRRIEGDAKTSGGLIIPDTAKEKPQEGEIVATGAGAMDEDGERIAMDVKAGDQILFGKWSGTEIKLDGETLMIMKESDILGVMT from the coding sequence TTGACGTTCACTCCACTCCACGACCGGGTTCTCGTCCGCCGCATTGAAGGCGACGCGAAGACCTCAGGCGGGCTTATCATCCCCGACACCGCAAAAGAGAAGCCGCAGGAAGGCGAGATCGTCGCGACCGGCGCCGGCGCCATGGACGAGGATGGCGAACGCATCGCCATGGACGTCAAGGCGGGCGACCAGATCCTGTTCGGAAAATGGTCGGGAACCGAAATCAAGCTCGACGGCGAAACCCTCATGATCATGAAGGAGAGCGACATTCTCGGCGTCATGACCTGA
- the groL gene encoding chaperonin GroEL (60 kDa chaperone family; promotes refolding of misfolded polypeptides especially under stressful conditions; forms two stacked rings of heptamers to form a barrel-shaped 14mer; ends can be capped by GroES; misfolded proteins enter the barrel where they are refolded when GroES binds), which produces MSAKDVRFSTDARDRMLKGINTLANAVRVTLGPKGRNVIIDKSWGAPRITKDGVTVAKEIELSDHFENMGAQMVKEVAQRTNDEAGDGTTTATVLAHAIVREGMKSVAAGMNPMDLKRGIDKAVVAVVTEIKTMSRPVGDSDEIAKVGAISANGEVSIGRQIADAMAKVGNEGVITVEENKGLETETEVVEGMQFDRGYLSPYFITNAQKMVVELEDCVILLHEKKLTSLAPMVPLLEAVMQADKQLLVVAEEINGEALAMLVVNKLRGGLKVAAVKAPGFGDRRKAMLEDLAILTGGQVISDELGIKLENVTLDMLGVAKKITITKDATIVIDGAGDKAAIAARVSQIRTQIEDTTSDYDKEKLQERLAKLAGGVAVIKVGGATEIEVKERKDRVDDALNATRAAVQEGVVPGGGVALIHAGKVLATLKGENTDQDAGIKIVRRAIQAPLRQIAGNAGVDGSVVVGKVVENESPSFGFDAQAEEYGDMLQAGVIDPTKVVRIALENAASIAGLLITTEAMVAQKPDKAGTGTEMSDMGGMGGMM; this is translated from the coding sequence ATGTCCGCCAAAGACGTCAGATTCAGTACCGATGCCCGCGACCGTATGCTGAAAGGCATCAACACGCTGGCCAATGCCGTGCGGGTCACCCTCGGCCCCAAGGGCCGAAACGTCATCATTGACAAATCCTGGGGTGCGCCGCGCATCACCAAGGACGGTGTGACCGTCGCCAAGGAAATCGAGCTGTCGGACCATTTCGAAAACATGGGCGCGCAGATGGTCAAGGAGGTCGCGCAGCGCACCAATGACGAAGCTGGCGACGGAACCACGACCGCCACCGTACTCGCCCACGCGATTGTCCGGGAGGGCATGAAGTCGGTCGCGGCCGGCATGAACCCGATGGATCTCAAGCGCGGGATCGACAAGGCCGTCGTTGCGGTTGTGACCGAGATCAAGACCATGTCCCGACCCGTCGGCGACAGCGACGAGATCGCGAAGGTCGGCGCCATTTCGGCGAACGGAGAAGTCTCGATCGGTCGTCAGATCGCAGATGCGATGGCCAAGGTCGGCAATGAAGGCGTGATCACCGTCGAGGAAAACAAGGGGTTGGAGACCGAAACCGAAGTGGTCGAGGGCATGCAGTTCGACCGCGGCTATCTGAGCCCCTATTTCATCACGAACGCTCAGAAGATGGTCGTCGAACTGGAAGACTGCGTTATCCTGCTACACGAGAAAAAACTGACCTCGCTGGCCCCGATGGTGCCCTTGCTCGAAGCTGTCATGCAAGCGGACAAGCAGCTCTTGGTTGTCGCCGAAGAAATCAATGGCGAAGCGCTCGCCATGCTCGTGGTGAACAAACTTCGCGGCGGCTTGAAGGTCGCGGCCGTCAAGGCACCTGGCTTTGGTGATCGTCGCAAGGCGATGCTGGAAGACCTTGCAATTCTTACGGGCGGCCAGGTCATTTCAGACGAACTCGGAATTAAGCTCGAGAACGTCACGTTGGACATGCTGGGTGTCGCCAAGAAGATCACCATCACAAAGGACGCAACGATAGTGATCGACGGAGCGGGCGACAAGGCGGCCATCGCTGCGCGCGTGTCTCAGATCCGCACGCAGATCGAAGACACCACGTCGGATTACGACAAGGAGAAGCTGCAGGAACGTCTTGCGAAACTCGCTGGCGGCGTCGCCGTCATCAAAGTGGGCGGGGCGACCGAAATCGAAGTCAAGGAGCGCAAGGACCGCGTGGATGACGCCTTGAACGCAACCCGCGCCGCCGTTCAGGAAGGTGTCGTGCCCGGTGGCGGCGTGGCCCTGATTCATGCCGGCAAGGTGCTGGCGACGCTGAAGGGTGAGAACACTGATCAGGACGCTGGCATCAAGATCGTCCGCCGCGCGATCCAGGCGCCGCTACGCCAGATCGCCGGCAACGCGGGTGTCGACGGATCGGTCGTCGTCGGAAAGGTAGTCGAGAACGAGAGCCCAAGCTTCGGTTTCGACGCGCAGGCCGAAGAGTACGGCGACATGTTGCAGGCCGGTGTCATCGATCCGACGAAAGTCGTCCGGATCGCACTCGAAAACGCCGCATCCATTGCCGGGCTATTGATCACGACCGAAGCGATGGTCGCGCAAAAGCCCGACAAGGCCGGTACCGGAACCGAAATGTCCGACATGGGAGGTATGGGCGGGATGATGTGA
- a CDS encoding hemerythrin domain-containing protein gives MSGLFAQRIGLLALMVSADQGDCPIRKVDALDLAQAEAFMPSMNDLSTQSLDDLTIDESSRPKAPKVPAATDMHRRQGRQLAAIHRHYLMEMAQIGAVLARIEAGEAPPENLRQIVLSLDMAENFRAFGNLCGRECQVLKFHHDIEGSDMFPRIEAAGGGMFREVVAKLLSEHEVIHELIIRLGRAADALMEDPEEANFVHAATTYRKLEEVVRSHFGYEETELAEVIGYYLGSI, from the coding sequence GTGTCCGGCCTGTTTGCGCAGCGCATAGGGCTGCTGGCCCTGATGGTTTCCGCTGACCAGGGCGATTGCCCAATTCGCAAGGTCGACGCTCTTGACTTGGCACAAGCAGAGGCTTTTATGCCAAGCATGAATGACCTCTCAACACAGTCGCTGGATGACCTAACAATTGACGAGTCCTCGCGGCCCAAAGCGCCAAAGGTTCCGGCAGCAACAGACATGCACCGCCGCCAAGGTCGACAGCTGGCGGCCATCCACCGTCACTATCTGATGGAGATGGCCCAAATTGGAGCGGTGTTGGCGCGGATTGAAGCGGGAGAGGCTCCGCCCGAGAACCTGAGGCAGATCGTACTCTCACTCGATATGGCGGAGAATTTCCGGGCGTTCGGAAACCTTTGCGGGCGCGAATGCCAGGTGCTCAAATTCCACCACGACATTGAAGGTTCCGATATGTTCCCCCGGATCGAGGCGGCGGGTGGAGGGATGTTTCGAGAGGTCGTCGCCAAGCTGCTGTCAGAGCACGAGGTGATCCACGAGTTGATCATCCGCCTCGGTCGCGCTGCGGACGCGCTGATGGAAGATCCGGAAGAGGCGAACTTCGTTCATGCCGCCACCACGTACCGAAAACTTGAAGAGGTCGTACGCTCCCATTTTGGCTATGAGGAGACGGAACTGGCGGAGGTGATCGGCTATTACCTCGGATCGATCTGA